One genomic window of Mustela lutreola isolate mMusLut2 chromosome 14, mMusLut2.pri, whole genome shotgun sequence includes the following:
- the ARHGEF2 gene encoding rho guanine nucleotide exchange factor 2 isoform X13, with protein MTGKAKAREKEKMKEAKDARYTNGHLFTTISVSGMTMCYACNKSITAKEALICPTCNVTIHNRCKDTLANCTKVKQKQQKAALLKNNTALQSVSLRSKTTPRERPSSAIYPSDSFRQSLLGSRRGRSSLSLAKSVSTTNIAGHFNEESPLGLRRILSQSTDSLNMRNRTLSVESLIDEGAEVIYSELMSDFETDERDFAADSWSLAVDSGFLQQQKKEVMKQQDVIYELIQTELHHVRTLKIMTRLFRAGMLEELQLEPGVVQGLFPCVDELSDIHTRFLSQLLERRRQSLCPGSTRNFVIHRLGDLLINQFSGPSAEQMRKTYSEFCSRHTKALKLYKELCARDKRFQQFIRKVTRSAVLKRHGVQECILLVTQRVTKYPVLISRILQHSHGPEEERQDLTTALGLVKELLSNVDQDVHELEKGARLQEIYHRMDPRAQAPVPGKGPFGREELLRRRLIHDGCLLWKTATGRFKDVLMLLMTDVLLFLQEKDQKYIFPALDKPSVVSLQNLIVRDIANQEKGMFLISAAPPEMYEVHTASRDDRSTWIRVIQQSVRVCPSREDFPLIETEHEAYLRRIKMELQQKDQALVELLQEKVGLFAEMTHFQVDGDGGGLTLPTLPRGLFRSESLECPRGERLLQDAIREVEGLKDLLVGPGVELLLTAQEPALPGDLDSGGSTSPGVTANGEAGTFNGSTELCGTDSDSSRKVGLPQDRNGNQLRAPQELSHPEAWALSPPSPLSSGSAAAIGQSLWASARPPGGRGAAGHADGGAVPRGPRAAGEAGARQLPGRGGRPRRARARQAGHRAGAPAATTRAAAGGAAALPAAGRGARHRGGQPGGAAPRERAGARAAGARGGGGPQAAGRAGPQRAAPGRGALGAQTAGPAAPQPPRGRRPVPELHAPAGPREAGPGQPRGAAAGQQRPGHGQRGGGGLPPVPAPQSARLHPNAGHPRRDRESRRGACGFRELRGPLIPSCAPRKNTPGEANSGASSVPSAREHWKELPTAPAGSGAPRTPGAAGKLGGNGPQHLLLVSRSYTTDASFSCLLPSTLGKFIYLLFISYTGSGEI; from the exons CTACCCCCCGGGAGCGGCCGAGCTCTGCCATTTACCCCTCAGACAGCTTCCGGCAATCCCTGCTCGGTTCCCGCCGCGGCCGCTCCTCCTTGTCACTGGCCAAGAGTGTCTCTACCACCAACATCGCTGG ACACTTCAACGAAGAGTCCCCCCTGGGGCTGCGGCGGATCCTGTCCCAGTCCACGGACTCCCTCAACATGCGGAACCGGACCCTGTCCGTGGAGTCCCTCATTGACGAAG GTGCAGAGGTGATCTACAGCGAGCTGATGAGTGACTTTGAGACGGACGAGAGGGACTTCGCAGCCGACTCGTGGAGCTTGGCCGTGGACAGCGGCTTCCTGCAGCAGCAGAAGAAGGAGGTGATGAAGCAGCAGGACGTCATCTACG AGCTCATCCAGACGGAGCTGCACCATGTGCGGACGCTGAAGATCATGACACGGCTGTTCCGCGCGGGCATGCTGGAGGAGCTGCAGCTCGAGCCCGGCGTGGTGCAGGGGCTGTTCCCCTGCGTGGACGAGCTCAGCGACATCCACACGCGCTTCCTCAGCCAGTTGCTGGAACGCCGCCGCCAGTCCCTGTGCCCCGGCAGCACCCGCAACTTCGTCATCCACCGCTTGGGTGACCTGCTCATCAACCAG TTCTCAGGTCCCAGCGCCGAGCAGATGCGGAAGACCTACTCGGAGTTCTGCAGCCGCCACACCAAGGCCTTAAAGCTCTACAAGGAGCTGTGCGCGCGCGACAAGCGGTTCCAGCAGTTCATCCGG AAGGTGACGCGGTCCGCGGTGCTGAAGCGGCATGGGGTGCAGGAGTGCATCCTGCTGGTGACCCAGCGCGTCACCAAGTACCCGGTGCTCATCAGCCGCATCCTGCAGCACTCCCACG GGCCCGAGGAGGAGCGCCAGGACCTGACCACGGCCCTGGGGCTGGTGAAGGAGCTGCTGTCCAACGTGGACCAGGATGTGCACGAGCTGGAGAAGGGGGCCCGCCTGCAGGAGATCTACCACCGCATGGACCCGCGGGCGCAGGCCCCGGTGCCCGGCAAGGGCCCGTTCGGCCGGGAGGAGCTCCTGCGACGCAGGCTCATCCACGACGGCTGCCTCCTGTGGAAGACGGCGACCGGCCGCTTCAAAG ACGTCCTGATGCTGCTGATGACGGACGTGCTGCTGTTCCTGCAGGAGAAGGACCAGAAGTACATTTTTCCCGCCCTG GACAAGCCCTCCGTGGTATCGCTGCAGAATCTGATTGTGCGGGACATTGCCAACCAGGAGAAAGGGATGTTCCTGATCAGCGCCGCGCCCCCGGAGATGTACGAGGTCCACACGGCGTCCCGGGATGACCGGAGCACCTGGATCCGCGTCATTCAGCAGAGCGTGcgcgt GTGCCCATCCAGAGAGGACTTCCCCCTGATTGAGACAGAGCACGAGGCTTACCTGCGCCGAATCAAGA TGGAGCTTCAACAGAAAGACCAGGCCTTGGTTGAGCTGCTGCAGGAGAAGGTCGGGCTGTTTGCCGAGATGACCCATTTCCAGGTGGACGGGGATGGTGGCGGCTTGACCCTGCCGACCCTACCCAGGGGCCTTTTCCGCTCCGAGTCCCTGGAGTGCCCCCGCGGAGAGCGGCTGCTGCAGGATGCCATCCGGGAGG TGGAGGGTCTGAAAGACCTCCTGGTTGGGCCCGGAGTGGAGCTGCTCCTGACAGCCCAGGAACCAGCCTTGCCCGGGGACCTCGACAGCGGCGGTAGCACAAGTCCTGGGGTCACTGCCA ATGGTGAGGCCGGAACCTTCAATGGCTCCACTGAGCTCTGCGGAACCGACTCGGACTCCAGCCGGAAGGTGGGCCTCCCGCAG GACCGGAACGGAAATCAGCTGAGAGCCCCCCAGGAG CTCTCCCATCCCGAGGCTTGGGCCCTGTCcccaccctctcctctgtcctcagGAAGCGCTGCAGCGATTGGTCAATCTCTATGGGCTTCTGCACGGCCTCCAG GCGGCCGTGGCGCAGCAGGACACGCTGATGGAGGCGCGGTTCCCCGAGGGCCCCGAGCGGCGGGAGAAGCTGGCGCGCGCCAACTCCCGGGACGGGGAGGCCGGCCGCGCCGCGCCCGCGCCCGACAAGCAGGCCACCGAGCTGGCGCTCCTGCAGCGACAACACGCGCTGCTGCAGGAGGAGCTGCGGCGCTGCCGGCGGCTGGGCGAGGAGCGCGCCACCGAGGCGGGCAGCCTGGAGGCGCGGCTCCGCGAGAGCGAGCAGGCGCGCGCGCGGCTGGAGCGCGAGGCGGAGGAGGCCCGCAGGCAGCTGGCCGCGCTGGGCCACAGCGAGCCGCCCCCGGCCGAGGCGCCCTGGGCGCGCAGACCGCTGGACCCGCGGCGCCGCAGCCTCCCCGCGGGCGACGCCCTGTACCTGAGCTTCACGCCCCCGCAG GACCGAGAGAGGCAGGACCTGGGCAGCCCCGAGGAGCGGCTGCAGGACAGCAGCGACCCGGACACGGGCAGCGAGGAGGAGGGGGGCTGCCGCCTGTCCCCGCCCCACAGTCCGCGAG ACTTCACCCGAATGCAGGACATCCCAGAAGAGATCGAGAGTCGCGACGGGGAGCCTGTGGCTTCAGAGAGCTAAGGGGGCCCCTCATTCCGTCCTGTGCCCCCAGGAAGAACACACCAGGGGAGGCAAACTCTGGAGCCTCCAGTGTGCCGTCGGCAAGGGAACATTGGAAAGAACTGCCGACTGCCCCTGCCGGCTCTGGGGCTCCTCGGACCCCTGGGGCCGCTGGGAAGCTGGGGGGAAATGGGCCACAGCACCTCCTGCTGGTATCCAGGAGCTACACCACGGATGCCAGCTTTTCATGCCTTCTTCCCTCTACTttaggaaaatttatttatttattgtttattagtTACACGGGGAGTGGGGAGATTTAG
- the ARHGEF2 gene encoding rho guanine nucleotide exchange factor 2 isoform X14 has translation MKEAKDARYTNGHLFTTISVSGMTMCYACNKSITAKEALICPTCNVTIHNRCKDTLANCTKVKQKQQKAALLKNNTALQSVSLRSKTTPRERPSSAIYPSDSFRQSLLGSRRGRSSLSLAKSVSTTNIAGHFNEESPLGLRRILSQSTDSLNMRNRTLSVESLIDEGAEVIYSELMSDFETDERDFAADSWSLAVDSGFLQQQKKEVMKQQDVIYELIQTELHHVRTLKIMTRLFRAGMLEELQLEPGVVQGLFPCVDELSDIHTRFLSQLLERRRQSLCPGSTRNFVIHRLGDLLINQFSGPSAEQMRKTYSEFCSRHTKALKLYKELCARDKRFQQFIRKVTRSAVLKRHGVQECILLVTQRVTKYPVLISRILQHSHGPEEERQDLTTALGLVKELLSNVDQDVHELEKGARLQEIYHRMDPRAQAPVPGKGPFGREELLRRRLIHDGCLLWKTATGRFKDVLMLLMTDVLLFLQEKDQKYIFPALDKPSVVSLQNLIVRDIANQEKGMFLISAAPPEMYEVHTASRDDRSTWIRVIQQSVRVCPSREDFPLIETEHEAYLRRIKMELQQKDQALVELLQEKVGLFAEMTHFQVDGDGGGLTLPTLPRGLFRSESLECPRGERLLQDAIREVEGLKDLLVGPGVELLLTAQEPALPGDLDSGGSTSPGVTANGEAGTFNGSTELCGTDSDSSRKVGLPQDRNGNQLRAPQELSHPEAWALSPPSPLSSGSAAAIGQSLWASARPPGGRGAAGHADGGAVPRGPRAAGEAGARQLPGRGGRPRRARARQAGHRAGAPAATTRAAAGGAAALPAAGRGARHRGGQPGGAAPRERAGARAAGARGGGGPQAAGRAGPQRAAPGRGALGAQTAGPAAPQPPRGRRPVPELHAPAGPREAGPGQPRGAAAGQQRPGHGQRGGGGLPPVPAPQSARLHPNAGHPRRDRESRRGACGFRELRGPLIPSCAPRKNTPGEANSGASSVPSAREHWKELPTAPAGSGAPRTPGAAGKLGGNGPQHLLLVSRSYTTDASFSCLLPSTLGKFIYLLFISYTGSGEI, from the exons CTACCCCCCGGGAGCGGCCGAGCTCTGCCATTTACCCCTCAGACAGCTTCCGGCAATCCCTGCTCGGTTCCCGCCGCGGCCGCTCCTCCTTGTCACTGGCCAAGAGTGTCTCTACCACCAACATCGCTGG ACACTTCAACGAAGAGTCCCCCCTGGGGCTGCGGCGGATCCTGTCCCAGTCCACGGACTCCCTCAACATGCGGAACCGGACCCTGTCCGTGGAGTCCCTCATTGACGAAG GTGCAGAGGTGATCTACAGCGAGCTGATGAGTGACTTTGAGACGGACGAGAGGGACTTCGCAGCCGACTCGTGGAGCTTGGCCGTGGACAGCGGCTTCCTGCAGCAGCAGAAGAAGGAGGTGATGAAGCAGCAGGACGTCATCTACG AGCTCATCCAGACGGAGCTGCACCATGTGCGGACGCTGAAGATCATGACACGGCTGTTCCGCGCGGGCATGCTGGAGGAGCTGCAGCTCGAGCCCGGCGTGGTGCAGGGGCTGTTCCCCTGCGTGGACGAGCTCAGCGACATCCACACGCGCTTCCTCAGCCAGTTGCTGGAACGCCGCCGCCAGTCCCTGTGCCCCGGCAGCACCCGCAACTTCGTCATCCACCGCTTGGGTGACCTGCTCATCAACCAG TTCTCAGGTCCCAGCGCCGAGCAGATGCGGAAGACCTACTCGGAGTTCTGCAGCCGCCACACCAAGGCCTTAAAGCTCTACAAGGAGCTGTGCGCGCGCGACAAGCGGTTCCAGCAGTTCATCCGG AAGGTGACGCGGTCCGCGGTGCTGAAGCGGCATGGGGTGCAGGAGTGCATCCTGCTGGTGACCCAGCGCGTCACCAAGTACCCGGTGCTCATCAGCCGCATCCTGCAGCACTCCCACG GGCCCGAGGAGGAGCGCCAGGACCTGACCACGGCCCTGGGGCTGGTGAAGGAGCTGCTGTCCAACGTGGACCAGGATGTGCACGAGCTGGAGAAGGGGGCCCGCCTGCAGGAGATCTACCACCGCATGGACCCGCGGGCGCAGGCCCCGGTGCCCGGCAAGGGCCCGTTCGGCCGGGAGGAGCTCCTGCGACGCAGGCTCATCCACGACGGCTGCCTCCTGTGGAAGACGGCGACCGGCCGCTTCAAAG ACGTCCTGATGCTGCTGATGACGGACGTGCTGCTGTTCCTGCAGGAGAAGGACCAGAAGTACATTTTTCCCGCCCTG GACAAGCCCTCCGTGGTATCGCTGCAGAATCTGATTGTGCGGGACATTGCCAACCAGGAGAAAGGGATGTTCCTGATCAGCGCCGCGCCCCCGGAGATGTACGAGGTCCACACGGCGTCCCGGGATGACCGGAGCACCTGGATCCGCGTCATTCAGCAGAGCGTGcgcgt GTGCCCATCCAGAGAGGACTTCCCCCTGATTGAGACAGAGCACGAGGCTTACCTGCGCCGAATCAAGA TGGAGCTTCAACAGAAAGACCAGGCCTTGGTTGAGCTGCTGCAGGAGAAGGTCGGGCTGTTTGCCGAGATGACCCATTTCCAGGTGGACGGGGATGGTGGCGGCTTGACCCTGCCGACCCTACCCAGGGGCCTTTTCCGCTCCGAGTCCCTGGAGTGCCCCCGCGGAGAGCGGCTGCTGCAGGATGCCATCCGGGAGG TGGAGGGTCTGAAAGACCTCCTGGTTGGGCCCGGAGTGGAGCTGCTCCTGACAGCCCAGGAACCAGCCTTGCCCGGGGACCTCGACAGCGGCGGTAGCACAAGTCCTGGGGTCACTGCCA ATGGTGAGGCCGGAACCTTCAATGGCTCCACTGAGCTCTGCGGAACCGACTCGGACTCCAGCCGGAAGGTGGGCCTCCCGCAG GACCGGAACGGAAATCAGCTGAGAGCCCCCCAGGAG CTCTCCCATCCCGAGGCTTGGGCCCTGTCcccaccctctcctctgtcctcagGAAGCGCTGCAGCGATTGGTCAATCTCTATGGGCTTCTGCACGGCCTCCAG GCGGCCGTGGCGCAGCAGGACACGCTGATGGAGGCGCGGTTCCCCGAGGGCCCCGAGCGGCGGGAGAAGCTGGCGCGCGCCAACTCCCGGGACGGGGAGGCCGGCCGCGCCGCGCCCGCGCCCGACAAGCAGGCCACCGAGCTGGCGCTCCTGCAGCGACAACACGCGCTGCTGCAGGAGGAGCTGCGGCGCTGCCGGCGGCTGGGCGAGGAGCGCGCCACCGAGGCGGGCAGCCTGGAGGCGCGGCTCCGCGAGAGCGAGCAGGCGCGCGCGCGGCTGGAGCGCGAGGCGGAGGAGGCCCGCAGGCAGCTGGCCGCGCTGGGCCACAGCGAGCCGCCCCCGGCCGAGGCGCCCTGGGCGCGCAGACCGCTGGACCCGCGGCGCCGCAGCCTCCCCGCGGGCGACGCCCTGTACCTGAGCTTCACGCCCCCGCAG GACCGAGAGAGGCAGGACCTGGGCAGCCCCGAGGAGCGGCTGCAGGACAGCAGCGACCCGGACACGGGCAGCGAGGAGGAGGGGGGCTGCCGCCTGTCCCCGCCCCACAGTCCGCGAG ACTTCACCCGAATGCAGGACATCCCAGAAGAGATCGAGAGTCGCGACGGGGAGCCTGTGGCTTCAGAGAGCTAAGGGGGCCCCTCATTCCGTCCTGTGCCCCCAGGAAGAACACACCAGGGGAGGCAAACTCTGGAGCCTCCAGTGTGCCGTCGGCAAGGGAACATTGGAAAGAACTGCCGACTGCCCCTGCCGGCTCTGGGGCTCCTCGGACCCCTGGGGCCGCTGGGAAGCTGGGGGGAAATGGGCCACAGCACCTCCTGCTGGTATCCAGGAGCTACACCACGGATGCCAGCTTTTCATGCCTTCTTCCCTCTACTttaggaaaatttatttatttattgtttattagtTACACGGGGAGTGGGGAGATTTAG
- the ARHGEF2 gene encoding rho guanine nucleotide exchange factor 2 isoform X12: MSGHRRQPSRRGQAREKEKMKEAKDARYTNGHLFTTISVSGMTMCYACNKSITAKEALICPTCNVTIHNRCKDTLANCTKVKQKQQKAALLKNNTALQSVSLRSKTTPRERPSSAIYPSDSFRQSLLGSRRGRSSLSLAKSVSTTNIAGHFNEESPLGLRRILSQSTDSLNMRNRTLSVESLIDEGAEVIYSELMSDFETDERDFAADSWSLAVDSGFLQQQKKEVMKQQDVIYELIQTELHHVRTLKIMTRLFRAGMLEELQLEPGVVQGLFPCVDELSDIHTRFLSQLLERRRQSLCPGSTRNFVIHRLGDLLINQFSGPSAEQMRKTYSEFCSRHTKALKLYKELCARDKRFQQFIRKVTRSAVLKRHGVQECILLVTQRVTKYPVLISRILQHSHGPEEERQDLTTALGLVKELLSNVDQDVHELEKGARLQEIYHRMDPRAQAPVPGKGPFGREELLRRRLIHDGCLLWKTATGRFKDVLMLLMTDVLLFLQEKDQKYIFPALDKPSVVSLQNLIVRDIANQEKGMFLISAAPPEMYEVHTASRDDRSTWIRVIQQSVRVCPSREDFPLIETEHEAYLRRIKMELQQKDQALVELLQEKVGLFAEMTHFQVDGDGGGLTLPTLPRGLFRSESLECPRGERLLQDAIREVEGLKDLLVGPGVELLLTAQEPALPGDLDSGGSTSPGVTANGEAGTFNGSTELCGTDSDSSRKVGLPQDRNGNQLRAPQELSHPEAWALSPPSPLSSGSAAAIGQSLWASARPPGGRGAAGHADGGAVPRGPRAAGEAGARQLPGRGGRPRRARARQAGHRAGAPAATTRAAAGGAAALPAAGRGARHRGGQPGGAAPRERAGARAAGARGGGGPQAAGRAGPQRAAPGRGALGAQTAGPAAPQPPRGRRPVPELHAPAGPREAGPGQPRGAAAGQQRPGHGQRGGGGLPPVPAPQSARLHPNAGHPRRDRESRRGACGFRELRGPLIPSCAPRKNTPGEANSGASSVPSAREHWKELPTAPAGSGAPRTPGAAGKLGGNGPQHLLLVSRSYTTDASFSCLLPSTLGKFIYLLFISYTGSGEI; the protein is encoded by the exons CTACCCCCCGGGAGCGGCCGAGCTCTGCCATTTACCCCTCAGACAGCTTCCGGCAATCCCTGCTCGGTTCCCGCCGCGGCCGCTCCTCCTTGTCACTGGCCAAGAGTGTCTCTACCACCAACATCGCTGG ACACTTCAACGAAGAGTCCCCCCTGGGGCTGCGGCGGATCCTGTCCCAGTCCACGGACTCCCTCAACATGCGGAACCGGACCCTGTCCGTGGAGTCCCTCATTGACGAAG GTGCAGAGGTGATCTACAGCGAGCTGATGAGTGACTTTGAGACGGACGAGAGGGACTTCGCAGCCGACTCGTGGAGCTTGGCCGTGGACAGCGGCTTCCTGCAGCAGCAGAAGAAGGAGGTGATGAAGCAGCAGGACGTCATCTACG AGCTCATCCAGACGGAGCTGCACCATGTGCGGACGCTGAAGATCATGACACGGCTGTTCCGCGCGGGCATGCTGGAGGAGCTGCAGCTCGAGCCCGGCGTGGTGCAGGGGCTGTTCCCCTGCGTGGACGAGCTCAGCGACATCCACACGCGCTTCCTCAGCCAGTTGCTGGAACGCCGCCGCCAGTCCCTGTGCCCCGGCAGCACCCGCAACTTCGTCATCCACCGCTTGGGTGACCTGCTCATCAACCAG TTCTCAGGTCCCAGCGCCGAGCAGATGCGGAAGACCTACTCGGAGTTCTGCAGCCGCCACACCAAGGCCTTAAAGCTCTACAAGGAGCTGTGCGCGCGCGACAAGCGGTTCCAGCAGTTCATCCGG AAGGTGACGCGGTCCGCGGTGCTGAAGCGGCATGGGGTGCAGGAGTGCATCCTGCTGGTGACCCAGCGCGTCACCAAGTACCCGGTGCTCATCAGCCGCATCCTGCAGCACTCCCACG GGCCCGAGGAGGAGCGCCAGGACCTGACCACGGCCCTGGGGCTGGTGAAGGAGCTGCTGTCCAACGTGGACCAGGATGTGCACGAGCTGGAGAAGGGGGCCCGCCTGCAGGAGATCTACCACCGCATGGACCCGCGGGCGCAGGCCCCGGTGCCCGGCAAGGGCCCGTTCGGCCGGGAGGAGCTCCTGCGACGCAGGCTCATCCACGACGGCTGCCTCCTGTGGAAGACGGCGACCGGCCGCTTCAAAG ACGTCCTGATGCTGCTGATGACGGACGTGCTGCTGTTCCTGCAGGAGAAGGACCAGAAGTACATTTTTCCCGCCCTG GACAAGCCCTCCGTGGTATCGCTGCAGAATCTGATTGTGCGGGACATTGCCAACCAGGAGAAAGGGATGTTCCTGATCAGCGCCGCGCCCCCGGAGATGTACGAGGTCCACACGGCGTCCCGGGATGACCGGAGCACCTGGATCCGCGTCATTCAGCAGAGCGTGcgcgt GTGCCCATCCAGAGAGGACTTCCCCCTGATTGAGACAGAGCACGAGGCTTACCTGCGCCGAATCAAGA TGGAGCTTCAACAGAAAGACCAGGCCTTGGTTGAGCTGCTGCAGGAGAAGGTCGGGCTGTTTGCCGAGATGACCCATTTCCAGGTGGACGGGGATGGTGGCGGCTTGACCCTGCCGACCCTACCCAGGGGCCTTTTCCGCTCCGAGTCCCTGGAGTGCCCCCGCGGAGAGCGGCTGCTGCAGGATGCCATCCGGGAGG TGGAGGGTCTGAAAGACCTCCTGGTTGGGCCCGGAGTGGAGCTGCTCCTGACAGCCCAGGAACCAGCCTTGCCCGGGGACCTCGACAGCGGCGGTAGCACAAGTCCTGGGGTCACTGCCA ATGGTGAGGCCGGAACCTTCAATGGCTCCACTGAGCTCTGCGGAACCGACTCGGACTCCAGCCGGAAGGTGGGCCTCCCGCAG GACCGGAACGGAAATCAGCTGAGAGCCCCCCAGGAG CTCTCCCATCCCGAGGCTTGGGCCCTGTCcccaccctctcctctgtcctcagGAAGCGCTGCAGCGATTGGTCAATCTCTATGGGCTTCTGCACGGCCTCCAG GCGGCCGTGGCGCAGCAGGACACGCTGATGGAGGCGCGGTTCCCCGAGGGCCCCGAGCGGCGGGAGAAGCTGGCGCGCGCCAACTCCCGGGACGGGGAGGCCGGCCGCGCCGCGCCCGCGCCCGACAAGCAGGCCACCGAGCTGGCGCTCCTGCAGCGACAACACGCGCTGCTGCAGGAGGAGCTGCGGCGCTGCCGGCGGCTGGGCGAGGAGCGCGCCACCGAGGCGGGCAGCCTGGAGGCGCGGCTCCGCGAGAGCGAGCAGGCGCGCGCGCGGCTGGAGCGCGAGGCGGAGGAGGCCCGCAGGCAGCTGGCCGCGCTGGGCCACAGCGAGCCGCCCCCGGCCGAGGCGCCCTGGGCGCGCAGACCGCTGGACCCGCGGCGCCGCAGCCTCCCCGCGGGCGACGCCCTGTACCTGAGCTTCACGCCCCCGCAG GACCGAGAGAGGCAGGACCTGGGCAGCCCCGAGGAGCGGCTGCAGGACAGCAGCGACCCGGACACGGGCAGCGAGGAGGAGGGGGGCTGCCGCCTGTCCCCGCCCCACAGTCCGCGAG ACTTCACCCGAATGCAGGACATCCCAGAAGAGATCGAGAGTCGCGACGGGGAGCCTGTGGCTTCAGAGAGCTAAGGGGGCCCCTCATTCCGTCCTGTGCCCCCAGGAAGAACACACCAGGGGAGGCAAACTCTGGAGCCTCCAGTGTGCCGTCGGCAAGGGAACATTGGAAAGAACTGCCGACTGCCCCTGCCGGCTCTGGGGCTCCTCGGACCCCTGGGGCCGCTGGGAAGCTGGGGGGAAATGGGCCACAGCACCTCCTGCTGGTATCCAGGAGCTACACCACGGATGCCAGCTTTTCATGCCTTCTTCCCTCTACTttaggaaaatttatttatttattgtttattagtTACACGGGGAGTGGGGAGATTTAG